From Arachis hypogaea cultivar Tifrunner chromosome 3, arahy.Tifrunner.gnm2.J5K5, whole genome shotgun sequence:
TCCGGACTCCTAGACTCAGGGGCACTGCGCCTCGCTGGCGATGGATTACAAGCCGCTGCGCCAGGTGGGCCGGGCCTAGTTCTCGAACCATcacttttttgtattttatttttttatttatgagaaTTTTTTAAgggtaaaaacaataaaattctgGATTTTGTTTTTAgtcttttcttctattttctatttttcttaataaaatttaaaaaaaacattaaaattaaaataaataaatacaaaataaacacACTTAATTTTTTTGCTTAATTTAGCAGGAGTGGATCCATTacttttaatagaaaaatttttaacaattaccaaaatttattatttttgaccgaCATTTTTAATTATCAGTTcacttttttaggattttagattttaatttatatttttaaatattattgtctcattactaacaaaaaataataaattctattagtcctctaatattttttttaaatataactaGTGACGCTTTCATTTACAATTTTCATTCTTATCTTATCAGTAATGTTATCACTCATCAAGTTATCACACTTCAATGCTTATCATATTAATGCATATACAAAATCCAACACCTCCCATAAAAAAAAATGAGTGTGAATATGCAAAATAAATAAGTAACATATGAACTTCCTTCACTATCCAATATGAATTTGTTTCTATTACACTACTAGCTATAATCTTGTAAATAAAATTCAGGGAAAAAAttgtaaagtaaattaaatttggcACTTAATCACTTGAAAACCGCCGTGGTAGTGGCGGCGTAGCCACGGCAACATGGCGGCCGGATTTTACCATGTCGAGAGAGTCCTTAATTGTTGTATCAAATAATCTGTTGTCTGGGTTCTCTGCATAGCACACATAGTAACAACTCACACATGCTTGAGGTAGTGCCATGGCAATCCTAGTCTGCACCATCATAAAAATGTTGATCACATTaatatcacaacatacatgttAACATTAATAATATAACGATTCATCATAAATTACTCCACATGTTTCAAAATAACTGTGACATACATTAATTTTAAAAGGAAAAGAGTGAAACATAGTACTAACCAGAAGGTATCCAATGAAGAATGTGAGAAGGGAGAGGGTGGCAGTGAAATTTTGGTACAATTGGGAGGTCCAAGCAGACACTGCAATGACACAGATTGAGGCAATGCTAACCCCAGAGAGGAAACAAATTGAGCTAGTTATATCTGAGTCCACAATTGGTTCCATTTCAAGTCTCTTAAACAGGGACCAGGTGTCTTGGGATGCAGCTACAAAACCTTTACCATAGGCAGCTATCTGTTATAACATCAATTCAAATAAACCATGTCTTACTTAGTCATACTATGATTTCTAAAGCCATACATGTTAAAGTAACAATATCAATTCTAATAGCCTCAAATTGCTTACCAACATTATTTAACACTATCAATATTTTGATGAAGCAAATAGTTTAGTAGTTGTATGTACCTGAACATAGGCCCAACCATTCCCATATCTGAAGATAGATTCCATGACTCTGAAACAACACCTAGCACAACAAAACAAGAACTCATCTTCCCCCTCAACCAAATTCAGAAACCTAGCAACAACCCTTGTCGCCTCGATCGCCGGCACGAACAGAGATCCCAAACAAGCACTCCCAAGGTTCCTTGTCATTGCCCTCAAGAATCCAAACTTAGTGCTAGATTGCATTCCCCTAAGATAATACAAAGCAACAACTCTACTAACACTAATGTTCACAACATTCCTCATAATCTCTGAAGTCCAAGCCAAGCTCAAAACCAAAGCAATGATCACCAAAGAAGGCAAATAGAAATTCAATGCACCAATCACTGCTAAACTCCACAGTGACATCCAAAACAATGCAGCACCAAGCATGTAAAAAGTTGGCTGGTTCAGATCACGGAACTTGGAAACAGGTTGAAGTGAAAGTGTTAGAATTTTGGTGCAAAATTTGATTCTGTTCTGAACCCAACATGCATATAAACCATTCCCTATTGAAAATGCAATGAGAGAAACTCCAACACCATCTGTTGGAGGCTTTTGGAAGCAGAGAAGGAGAATTCCAGCAGAGAGTGACATGAAAAAAGAACACCATAGTGTGAAATGTGTCATGAAATTTGGCCATTTTCTTATTGCAGTTTGCCATGTTAGTGCTAGAACAATGCTTAGAACTGAAGCTGCTTCTACTTGAGGTAGAAAATACTTCACTACCCTTGTTTGTTTTCTCCTTTTAGAATCTGATGAGGGTTGGATTAGTCCTTCAACTCCCTTGAATATAAGAAAAGCAACCAATGCTATGGCTATTAACATGTGAAGAAGGAACAGAAACAGGGTAATCTTGTTGGTGTATCTTCTTGAATTCAGTGTCACCGTTTGctgttataattaataaaaaaaaataacattgaaaCATTTTTGTTACAAACATGTAAAACAATAACAGCTGCAATAACAAAGTTTTATCCCACTACATAAAATCGACTACGTAGATTAACAGATGCTATTGAGTTATATCATTATCATATTTACAGTAAAACTTTTTGTACATGTAAGTCTCTTTTGACCGCTCGTATATAGTTTTTTTGGGTGTTCCTCTACTTTTTTTACatttatctaatattttattcaatGAAGTATTTGAATTTAAGCAGCAATTTGTCTGCAAAATTCAAGAAAAGAGAACATACTTGGGGGATTGATGGAGTAGAAGAAGGCTGAGAAGGTGGTGGTTGTTGAGATTGATGAAGATGATCAGGAGAAAGAGAAGCAACTCTGGTGGCATTGTTGATCACAATCCTTAAAGGgtttgtgggattcaacctctcAAACTTGGAGGCTTGAAATTCTGTATCACCATTATTATTATGGTCACTCATCACTTTCTCTTCAAACTTCATTTGTCCATTCTCCAAGTCAAATGTTCCTTTGCATTTTGTTCTCTCACTTGTTCAGAATCTCCCTCAACTGCTCTCATCTCCATCAACCATGCAGAAATTTGAAATTTCTTTTTATAAATGTTGCAACAGTTTCTAAGAAAATCATCGACTTATCATGTTCTTTTTATAATAtgtaagagaaattaaattagttatataaaaattttagatatatgtatgatattattctattttgtcatataagaataaaatgtTTATTAGGTGATATAGtcttctttctttataattcttcttctatttcaatcttttgttgttatttattttttttggattattttatgtatttaatattaatattattttcatttaataaGTAGATGAACAAAAAAGATATTTATATTTAGATGACTTCTTTGTtatatttattagtatttaaaTATAACATAACCATGCCATTTTAGATATATCTTCATAATCTATTATTGAAATTTGTTTTTGGCTTTATCTTAAATAAgaaaaagtatatataaataagaagaagaaaaaaaagcgtTAACACATctttatgtttaaaatatttttttatagtcacgaaaaaaaatttttttatttacctttctttttcttttttttttctatctttaatcatatttatctatttataaaatagttttatattgaagaattaatatataatattatcaaATACTATTGCATTATCTTAATATATAATGAAATTAACAACGTAATACGAAATTGACCCCGACAACAAACattatatatacatttatatattTCCTATTAATTATATGCACCCAGTGGCCAATGCTTGCGGAACAACGAACAATGGCATATGATGATAGAAGTTAagaggaataaaaaaaataacgttGAAATAGATGTATACGGTAGCTATAGGAATTGATAAATTCTTACGTGTGATAGGTGTTATTATTCATAAGCTCACATGTGTAAAGGTGATAAGGTATAGCttcatttaatttatatatatgtttgatgattttttgttcttATGTACATCGTACCTATCCAGCAAATTATCTACTCTCTTATTATTAGTAGTGTTAAACAAATAGTGTacgtttattataattataatataacgAAACatgaatcaatttaaaaaaaaaaattattggaggacagtagaatttattatttttattaacaattgattaatattttaaaatattaactaaaaataataattaaaataataaattttgttggtttttttttaaattaaaattttctgcTAATGAAAGAGAGAATTTATGGAGAAGACTACTGCAAATTTTAAAAAGTAGATTGGAATTTAGGTTCGACAAGCAAAAAAATTATACAACACGTAGTCACCTATGCATGAAAGTTCCAGGTCGCACTTAAAGCCAACTCTTCatctttatataataattaattaattgtacgATAGATTATTTCAAGTGTTTGATATTCGTTACATTAGTTCCTAGAagtcatatatatatgtattatataaATTAGTTGACTTTGTATTATATTTCAGGTTGATAattctctatttttaaatttttaaaatgtcttTTAAATTAGTCTGTACATTAATATTGTCTTTCGATTTTTAAATACTCTAAATGTATCCTTCAATTTAAATTCCGTGCAAAATTCTAGTTCTTCCATCTAATTCCGACATGACTCAGCAGTCGGAGCGCTGAGCTGGCGGTTCTACCTCCACGTGGCGATGAAAGTAGTTGGAAAAGAGAAGGTGATAAAAGTTGGGATGATGGGGCAGATTAAGAGAGAGATCTCGGTGATGAAGCTGATGAAGCATCCTCATTTCATTGCGCTCCACGAAGTAATGGCCTCCAAATCCAAGATCTACATCGCCATGGAGCTCTTCCAGGGACGAGCTCTTCAACAAAATTGCCACAAAGAGATGCATGAGGGAGGACCTTGCGAGGCTCTACCTCCACCAGCTTATCTCCGCCGTCGATTTCTTTACCACTGCGATCTCAAGCTAGAGAATCTTCTCCTTGACCACAACGGCAACCTCAAGGTCTCTGACTTCGGACTTAGCACTACTTTCTCCGAGCATCTCCGCCAGGACGGCTTGTTGCACATAACTTGCGGCACTTCGGCATATGTATAGAAATCAAACTTTAAATATTGTCGAAAATCACTAATTTCTTGAATAGCTAGATAGAAACAAAAATTTTCTCGCAAAATCAATATGCAAAAATATCTAGACTAATTGTGTCGCTATCAAATTCACTGAATAATTGCAAAAGTAAAAAAGCCAAATTTAAAAGTAGAGAAATAACAAATCAAACTATAATCGAAAAAATTCCACgaaaaatgaaaagagagagagacagagaaagACAGAGACAGAGAGGGAAATCTCAAAAGTTACCGCGTCGCGACCAAAGGATACGATGCATCGACGGAGGAGACAACAGAAAAAGAGATTATCAAAGCATGCGGTGGCGGCAAGGACACGAATGGATATAGTGGTGGTGATGGCGGTCGTGATGGAGGCGGCGATAGCTGTGAGCTTTAGGGTTGAAACTTGATAATCATTTTGGATTTAACGAGATCTTCTCTCTCATACGGCGACGAGTGATGGCTTTAGGGTTTGTTTGGAGGGGGTTTGGGAATTTTAATTATGTGTAACAGTGGGGCTTGGGGggattttttataattatgtagGGGAGTTTCATAATTTgccacaaataaaatattttgtgtaaGTTTTAAAAATTCCCACTAAAAAACCTCTACTAATTATTAAAAACCTTGTAGTGTCGCCGGAGGTGCTCGCGCAGAAGGGATACGACGGCGCCAAGGCCGATATATGGTCTTGCGGCGTCATCCTGTTTGTGCTTCTTACAGGTTGCTTGCCTTTTTAGGACGATAACCTTTTTGCGATGTACAAGAAGATTTATAGAGGAGATTTCAAGTGTCCGCCGTGGTTCTCTGGCGATGCAAGGAGGCTCATCACCAAGCTGCTCGATCCGAATCCGAATTCTCGCATCATCATTTCGAAAATCATGGAGTCACCGTGGTTCAAGAAACCTGTTCCGAAGAACATGTTACGGGGGATgaaggaggaagatgaagaggagaaggagaaagagataGAGGAGAAGATGAAGCAGCCATCCACGATGAATGCGTTTCACATAATATCGTTATCCGAAGGGTTTGATTTGTTGAGGTTGTTTgaggagaagaagagggaaggaagagagggaggagaTGAGGTTTGCGACGGCGGGGACGGCGAGCAGCGTGATATCTCGACGGGAGGAAGTGGCAAAGGCGATGAAGTTCGATGTAAAGAGGAGCAGCAATGAGACGAAGGTGAGACTGCAGGGTCAACAGAGAGGAAGGAAGGAGAAACTGAGGTGGAACGCTGAGTCATGCCGAAATTGAATGGAAGGATCAAAATTTCGCATGGAGTTCAAATTAGAGAGTGCATTTAGAGCATTTGAAAATTGAGAGACAATATTAATGTATGGACCAATCTAAAAGAGTATTTTAGAGATTTACTCCTTTAACTAACTTAGTACGTATATATATTTTGGATCTCACTATAAACGTTAATTAAAAGTGTTCTTGGAATAAGTAATGGTGTATCTGTctttaataacataattttttggaGTAGTTATAGCACATCAGTGACAACTAACCTAGTCTTATGATATGTAGTTTTCTTACTTGAACTCCAAATTTGTTTGTCTTTGGACTAATACACCTGAATTTGATGGCAATAATTAATGAGGTGGTGAGCTTAACTAATGACTTAGCTTGTGAGAATAAACTTGATTTATTATGAGAGTTCCAGTACTTATAATTAAGAATGTGACATGTCATGTTATTAACGACTTGTGTTCCTGCAATTTGCGTACCTTGAATAACTTTCCTTTGAGCTTTGACCGTTGACCGTTATCCATTATCCTCTTTGTCTTTTCATTGTTATCATCACTAACATGGTTTTCATTGCTGGAAAG
This genomic window contains:
- the LOC112789409 gene encoding uncharacterized protein codes for the protein MKFEEKVMSDHNNNGDTEFQASKFERLNPTNPLRIVINNATRVASLSPDHLHQSQQPPPSQPSSTPSIPQQTVTLNSRRYTNKITLFLFLLHMLIAIALVAFLIFKGVEGLIQPSSDSKRRKQTRVVKYFLPQVEAASVLSIVLALTWQTAIRKWPNFMTHFTLWCSFFMSLSAGILLLCFQKPPTDGVGVSLIAFSIGNGLYACWVQNRIKFCTKILTLSLQPVSKFRDLNQPTFYMLGAALFWMSLWSLAVIGALNFYLPSLVIIALVLSLAWTSEIMRNVVNISVSRVVALYYLRGMQSSTKFGFLRAMTRNLGSACLGSLFVPAIEATRVVARFLNLVEGEDEFLFCCARCCFRVMESIFRYGNGWAYVQIAAYGKGFVAASQDTWSLFKRLEMEPIVDSDITSSICFLSGVSIASICVIAVSAWTSQLYQNFTATLSLLTFFIGYLLTRIAMALPQACVSCYYVCYAENPDNRLFDTTIKDSLDMVKSGRHVAVATPPLPRRFSSD